A genomic segment from Falsibacillus pallidus encodes:
- a CDS encoding sensor histidine kinase: protein MFRKTKIELVSLFTLVFFIVLTILGFSLYLFMERISYSSIDDRLRHKEAYLVQNSNEIKSEERERETERKVTYLFWDEKGNLLQSYPENAFYSRELASLKPTNDDKKVKTKSVGGHTYRILKHKVLKFEPQKVPSSATVQLVYNIDPEEKVLKKLLLLIAFGSVIGLAISFFAGLFLANKALIPIQRSWEKQAQFVGDASHELRTPLAIIQTQLERLFRHPTRTIEEEITSIYNGLSEVKRLSKMVGDLLTLARYDSNEQQLNPSSFSIDVLLESLVEQFQPIADMKEMELKKVIEKNINYFGDKERLHQLFVILLDNAIKYSYQNGQIVVMCKREGTSHLMINFKDNGKGISEDDLPYIFDRFYRSEKERNRATGGSGLGLSIAKWIVEAHGGQITAVSKLNEGSEFIIKLPLSNHPKAK, encoded by the coding sequence ATGTTCCGCAAAACTAAAATCGAATTAGTCTCGCTTTTTACACTTGTATTTTTTATTGTGCTGACCATCTTGGGCTTTAGCTTGTATTTGTTCATGGAAAGAATCTCTTATTCTTCGATTGACGACCGGCTCCGTCATAAAGAGGCTTATCTTGTACAGAACTCAAATGAAATAAAGTCAGAGGAAAGGGAGCGGGAAACGGAGCGCAAGGTCACATACTTGTTCTGGGATGAGAAAGGAAACCTGCTCCAAAGTTATCCGGAAAATGCCTTTTACAGCAGGGAATTGGCGTCGTTAAAGCCAACGAATGATGATAAGAAGGTAAAAACGAAATCCGTTGGTGGTCATACTTACAGGATACTAAAGCATAAAGTATTGAAATTCGAACCGCAAAAAGTTCCTTCATCAGCCACTGTACAACTTGTTTACAATATAGATCCCGAGGAAAAGGTGCTGAAAAAACTTCTCCTTTTGATTGCCTTTGGCAGTGTAATCGGGCTTGCAATTTCGTTTTTTGCCGGCTTATTCCTCGCAAACAAAGCCTTGATTCCCATTCAAAGATCGTGGGAAAAACAAGCGCAGTTTGTCGGGGATGCATCTCATGAACTTCGAACGCCCCTTGCCATTATTCAAACACAGTTAGAAAGGCTCTTCAGACATCCAACGCGCACGATTGAAGAGGAAATAACGAGTATTTATAATGGCCTTTCAGAAGTGAAACGGCTTAGCAAAATGGTTGGGGACTTATTGACGCTGGCTAGATACGATTCCAATGAGCAACAGCTTAATCCAAGCTCATTCTCCATTGATGTGCTGCTTGAAAGTTTAGTGGAGCAGTTTCAGCCGATTGCAGATATGAAAGAAATGGAACTGAAAAAAGTAATAGAGAAAAATATCAATTACTTCGGAGATAAAGAACGACTCCATCAATTATTTGTAATTTTATTGGATAATGCCATTAAATACAGTTACCAAAATGGTCAAATTGTGGTTATGTGTAAAAGGGAAGGCACGTCGCATTTGATGATAAATTTTAAAGACAATGGTAAAGGAATTTCCGAGGATGATCTGCCATATATCTTTGATCGTTTTTATCGTAGTGAAAAAGAGAGAAACAGAGCGACCGGCGGTTCAGGACTTGGATTATCCATCGCTAAATGGATAGTAGAAGCTCACGGAGGACAGATAACGGCAGTATCAAAGCTAAATGAAGGCAGTGAATTTATTATCAAACTTCCATTATCAAATCATCCAAAGGCTAAATGA
- a CDS encoding response regulator transcription factor, giving the protein MKILIIDDEKMLADGIADLLREEKYDVDSAHTGLDGLMLAEQNIYDAIILDIMLPEMDGFSIVQSLRRQAIKTPILLLTAKDSVTDRVKGLDAGADDYLIKPFAGPELLARIRVLLRGKGDLAEVEIGYGPIKLNDHDAYLNGEKLNLTIKEFRLLEFFILNKEQILLRDQIFNRIWGFSSEAGVNVVDVYVHHLRKKLVPFQMDHWIVTVRGIGFMLKGEVNVPQN; this is encoded by the coding sequence ATGAAAATTCTAATCATTGATGATGAAAAAATGTTAGCTGATGGGATAGCTGATTTATTAAGAGAAGAAAAATATGATGTGGATTCTGCCCATACCGGACTGGATGGTCTAATGCTTGCAGAGCAGAATATCTATGATGCAATTATCCTTGATATTATGCTTCCTGAGATGGATGGCTTTTCGATTGTACAATCTTTGAGAAGACAAGCTATAAAGACGCCTATCTTGCTTTTGACTGCTAAAGACAGTGTCACGGATAGGGTCAAAGGGCTCGATGCAGGAGCAGATGACTATTTAATCAAGCCGTTTGCCGGGCCAGAATTGCTTGCCCGCATTAGAGTTCTCCTCCGCGGAAAAGGAGATTTGGCAGAAGTGGAAATTGGATATGGACCAATTAAGTTAAATGACCATGATGCCTATTTAAATGGAGAAAAATTGAATTTGACGATAAAAGAATTTCGATTGCTTGAATTCTTTATTTTGAATAAGGAGCAGATTCTCCTGCGCGATCAAATCTTTAATCGAATCTGGGGATTCAGCTCAGAGGCAGGGGTGAATGTCGTGGATGTATATGTTCACCACCTTCGGAAAAAACTTGTTCCCTTTCAAATGGATCATTGGATTGTCACAGTACGGGGGATCGGATTCATGCTAAAAGGAGAAGTAAATGTTCCGCAAAACTAA
- a CDS encoding NUDIX hydrolase: protein MESELIKIVDENGTELGVATREEIHRLGHWHETFHCWFVTRENQVDYIHLQLRSEDKKDYPNLLDITAAGHLLAEETVEDGLREVKEEVGLELALSELIHLGVISYEVEREDLIDRERTHTYLFLHEGPINNYELQKEEVAGIVKIEFQEFSELWAGTREKVCIEGFGETKEGEFFQITDSVGKEAFVPHEEDFYQEIIKKISFHLERTKQ from the coding sequence ATGGAATCTGAACTAATTAAAATCGTTGATGAAAATGGTACCGAATTAGGGGTTGCGACAAGGGAAGAAATTCATCGGCTCGGTCATTGGCATGAAACGTTTCATTGTTGGTTTGTGACGCGAGAAAATCAAGTAGACTACATCCACCTTCAGCTCCGAAGTGAAGATAAGAAAGATTATCCCAACCTGCTGGATATTACAGCGGCGGGGCACCTGCTTGCAGAAGAAACGGTGGAAGACGGACTTCGTGAGGTGAAAGAAGAAGTCGGACTCGAGCTGGCTTTGAGTGAATTGATTCATTTAGGTGTGATATCGTATGAAGTCGAGCGAGAGGACCTGATTGATCGCGAACGAACACATACATACCTTTTCCTTCATGAAGGGCCAATCAATAACTATGAACTTCAAAAAGAGGAAGTAGCAGGGATCGTCAAAATCGAATTTCAAGAGTTCAGTGAGCTTTGGGCGGGAACTAGAGAAAAAGTCTGTATAGAAGGATTTGGCGAGACAAAAGAGGGAGAATTTTTTCAGATAACCGATAGCGTAGGAAAAGAAGCGTTTGTCCCTCATGAAGAGGACTTTTATCAAGAAATTATAAAGAAAATTTCATTTCACTTGGAGCGTACAAAACAATGA
- a CDS encoding AAA family ATPase — protein sequence MIIMINGAFGVGKTSVAEELKSRIEGSILFDPEMVGYLLREMLPVEIRQREAKTGDFQDFILWKNLVVEVAEELMDTYHETLIVPMTIYNQERFEYIYNGFKKIDAKTYHFCLMAEKETISDRLLNRGEEEGNWCFQQTERCLDGFRSGTFDEYIQTDKLNIVEITEHILSRLEI from the coding sequence ATGATTATTATGATCAATGGGGCTTTTGGGGTTGGTAAAACGAGTGTAGCTGAAGAATTAAAGAGCAGAATCGAAGGAAGCATTCTTTTTGATCCAGAAATGGTCGGGTACTTGCTCCGGGAGATGCTGCCTGTGGAAATCAGGCAAAGGGAAGCAAAAACTGGTGACTTTCAGGACTTCATCCTTTGGAAAAATCTCGTGGTGGAAGTGGCTGAAGAATTGATGGACACCTATCATGAAACATTGATTGTTCCAATGACGATTTATAATCAGGAACGATTTGAATACATTTATAACGGGTTCAAAAAAATAGATGCCAAGACATATCATTTTTGTTTAATGGCGGAAAAGGAAACCATTTCTGATCGGCTTTTGAATAGAGGGGAAGAAGAAGGGAATTGGTGTTTCCAGCAGACAGAAAGATGCCTTGATGGTTTCAGGTCAGGCACATTTGATGAGTACATACAAACCGATAAATTGAATATCGTTGAAATAACTGAACATATTCTTAGTCGTCTTGAAATATGA
- a CDS encoding DUF2161 domain-containing phosphodiesterase → MKKQQEKRLEADLYEPIRKYFVKQGYDVYGEVKHCDIAAIKEDELLVVELKLNMTVDLLIQAAKRQKAADQVYIGIPKPKYSLFSKKWKDLCHLIRRMELGLIIVSFQGSTPKAEVRIEPQPFDRKKSRQQNRRRRKQIIQEIQGRNGDYNVGGSTKTKIVTAYKENCIQIAHFLKENGPMSPKGLRDLGTGDKTTSILSKNYEGWFERVQRGVYTLTEKGQQELVLYEKVVQYYADSNNNGSE, encoded by the coding sequence ATGAAAAAACAGCAGGAAAAGCGGCTGGAAGCAGATTTATATGAGCCGATCAGAAAATATTTCGTCAAACAGGGATACGATGTTTATGGAGAAGTGAAGCATTGCGATATTGCAGCCATCAAAGAAGATGAATTGCTCGTGGTCGAATTAAAGCTGAACATGACCGTCGATCTTCTTATCCAAGCAGCTAAGAGGCAAAAGGCAGCGGACCAGGTTTACATTGGTATACCAAAACCAAAATACAGCTTGTTTTCGAAAAAGTGGAAGGACTTGTGCCATTTAATAAGGCGAATGGAACTCGGTTTGATTATCGTCTCTTTCCAGGGAAGCACTCCTAAAGCAGAAGTGAGAATTGAACCGCAGCCATTTGACCGGAAAAAGAGCAGGCAGCAAAATAGGCGGAGACGAAAGCAGATCATCCAGGAAATCCAGGGCAGAAACGGCGATTACAATGTAGGGGGCAGCACCAAAACAAAAATTGTCACTGCCTACAAAGAAAATTGCATTCAAATTGCACACTTCCTGAAGGAAAATGGCCCAATGTCTCCAAAAGGGCTCCGTGATTTAGGAACAGGGGATAAAACCACCTCCATTTTGAGTAAAAATTATGAAGGCTGGTTCGAGCGTGTTCAGCGAGGTGTCTACACACTGACGGAGAAGGGACAACAGGAGCTGGTTCTATATGAAAAAGTTGTACAATATTATGCTGATAGCAACAACAATGGGAGTGAGTAA